The Euphorbia lathyris chromosome 4, ddEupLath1.1, whole genome shotgun sequence genomic interval AAACAAAATATTGTGGCAATACGGAAAGGATGAGTGTTTTCCGCCCTAAAGTCTCTAGTTCGACGATTTGGAGGAGTATTGTGTATGGCTCCACTCTCTTGAAAACGGGTTTGAGTCAGATTGTCTATAATGGTGCCACAACACGTTTTTGGCATGACATTTGGTGTGGAGATCTAGCCCTTATTAATCAAGCCACAGATACTATTCTAGCTAATTGGTATGAGCTCATGGTTAGCGACTTCTGGATTGTAGGGAAGGGTTGGGACTAGGATTTGCTTAGCAATTATCTCCCGATAACCTGCCATTTTAACATGGCGTCCCTCGTTCTTAATTTGGTCGAGGAGAAGCCTGATTCTTGGACTTGGCGGAATTCAAAGAAGGGATCTTACACTGCAGCATTAGGCTTCTAGCAGCTACTCTGAGCTAAGTATGGCAGTGTCAGTGAGGTTCTGTGGTCGCCTATCTGGACTCTTCAGATCTCGGAACGCATGCGGGTCTTTATTTGGCTTGGTCGAAAAAAATACACTTATGAGCAACGAAGTACGCACTGCTCGACATATAACTAACGCCATGAACTGTCCTTTTTGTGGAGCTATGGAAACGACTTTACACGTGGTACGAGACTATAATCAGGCGCAGTTCGTGTGGCAACAGTTGGTCCCGAGCAGGGATCAGCAGTCCTTCTTTTCTTTATCTTGGTCAACCATTTTTGCTTTAGGCATGTGGTGGaattggaagtggaggaaccaATGGGTTTTGAAAATGTTCAGCCTCCGGCGTTGAGGAaggcttttattttatcaaaggtGTTGGAGGTTCAGAATGCTTACACTAGGGGTCTATCAGGTGCGGACAAAGGTAGGTTGGACATATGGGTTCGTTGGAGTGTACCTGAGATCGATTGGATCAAGGTAAACACAGACGGGGCAAGTAAGGGGAACCCCAATTTTGCTTCAGCGGGAGGCTTACTCCGTGATTATAATGGTGTATGGTTGAGGGGGTTTGGAGTGAATCTGAGGATTTGTACAGCTTTCCTTGCAGAACTCTGTGGCATAGTGTTTGGCTTTCGCATTGCTTGAGACCAAGGGTTTCAGAAAGTGGTATTTGAATCTGAGTCAAGCTCGGCTTTAACCGTTCTAAACTCGAAGGTTGATGTTCATCATCCTCACGCTTGGCTAATCTTGAAATGTCTTACGGAATAGACTGTGGGAGGTTAGATTTACTCATACTTATCAGGAAGGCAATCAAGCTGCTGATTAGATGGCAAATTTCGCAGGCGCTTTTAATTTGAATCATCAGAGTGTGGTGCGTCTTCTGCAAACTTTTAAGTTATTCTTAATGTGATCGAGTTGGACATTCCgtgctgaggaaaattaaccgctagttttatttttattttttcttttttctgcaCCTTTTGTTTTTTCCTGCTTTTGTTCTTTGGCTTTTAGCCTCCTAttctgaaataataataataataataattaataattgagGAGGTTAATtgaaagaaatcaaaattaagtagCTCTTATCACAAACAAGTAAATTGAGTAGCTCTTCTTATGATTGATTTGGTATGGTGCAGCGAGGCATGTTGTGTTCTGATAAACAGACAAAAATAACTATTTATTTGTGCACGTGACTTTGCTTTTGCTTTGGGAATATCAAAATCCATCCTcaccttttcttttctctttgttttattcaattattatttacttttcatttCCTTAAACAAATATTATACACCTAATCTAAtactatttaattattttgttagctATCAACACTATTTATCTTTTTAGATAAAGAGTTCTTACATTAAGTATCGGGTTTTCCATATCACTTGGAGGACCTCCAATTCACGTTTAGAAGATCCTTCATTTAACATGGAAAATTAGGTACTTCTAATAATTTGTCCTTTAAATAGAATGATATAATATGTAAGATGAATTAACTGCATGATTAATAtgataattaactaaaaatttaatgtatttaattataaaatattattggtttaaaaaaaattataaaatgttATATATTAAATTGATTGAATGAAAGTTCCGAAgcttaataaattaaataggtAAAATTAAGACAGCTCAAAGATGCTCTATATCTAAATGGGAATAAGGTTTAAATTTGCACTAACTTTCTTTTGAAGTatgattataaaattatactcttgacatttttaatttcgagtaattttaagtaaaagaaAACCATACACCAGTCAATTTTATGGCCATATAATCTATAAAATGAAATTCTtacttaaaaaaatgaaattcttaCTTAAAGGTAGAAGTAGTAGCAGAAGGCACGACATACCAACGTAATGGTTATGCCTTTATCCACCTCTCTATCTTTCTCAaagattatataataaaaaactcaaaaattaaatttcatattCTTATTAAGGTgtatgtgatcaagactgtaaAAAACTACTTTTAAACTTTAACTATCGgtttaagttttttatttagCTATAACATGATATTAGAGCTTTTAAatcaaattatcaaaataattcccttaattgatgaaatttaaCACATAAGATGAGTTTGTAATGTATAATTTTGAAgcaatttaaatttttagttgCTCCAATTTTCAGTTGTGAACCTTGTAAATAAATGgtaataatttttctttcaaaaaaaatggTAATAATTTTTTTCCAACCCAAACCAAAATGATGTCGCTTTAACCTCTATCGATGACTTCACCATTGTATGAATTTGGATGACTTCGCCATTACATAAACCTACAATATAAACCTACAATATGAATTTGTGCTTTATGAAGTTTATACATAAACTCCGAGATTCCTTTCCAAGAGAGCAATTgagagtaattaaaaaaattgactttaCAGTACTTCACAAAGTAACTAAGCCATTAATATTATTTGACCCAAAAATTAATTCAAAACTTACACTAACTGTTTTTACGAATCCGCAatagttttacttaaaattttaccattatTTCCAATATAACCTTATCCCTTCCAAAATCAATTCATGCTATTCcaagttttttttagaaaaaaaaaagtaaagaagaATGTAAGTGAATTTGTCAGCTAAAATGTTACTCTCCACTCCATGATTATTCATTATTCATTATTGAACTGGACTCTCCCGTTTCCACATATCTCTTGTCCTTATGTATCTGCAACATATTTAGTTAGTGTGTGAAAGCTTCTTCACCATTTTAGGCATGGCTAATccacttcatcttcttcttctgtttctACTTTTTCATCTCTCAAACCAGCTTCAACCTTCTCAATATGATTCCCTTCTTCAAATTCTCCAGCTTCTCAACTTGCCCTTTCCTCCATCTACTACTGACTTTTGCAACTTCCAACAACCTTCTCCATCTCTAACTCTCCTCTGCTATGAGGACaatatcactcagcttcacatTATAGGTACCAATGTTTCTTATTCACTTCCTCCTAATTTCACCTCTCACTCTTTCTTCTCCACTCTTTCAACTCTATCTTCTTTGAAGGTCCTTTCTCTTGTTTCTCTTGGCTTCTTTGGTCcacttcctcctactctttccTACTTATCCTCTTTGGAGTTCCTCAATATCACCTCAAATCACTTCACTGGTTCCATTCCAGACAACATTTCATCTTTGTCCAATCTTCAGACTCTAATTCTAGACAACAACAACTTCTCTGGTACACTTCCTCATTCTCTCACTTCACTTCCTCTgctttcttttctcagcttaAACAACAATTCCTTCTCCGGCTCTCTTCCTAAATCTTTCAATTCCATGCAAAATCTTCGGGTTTTCTCTCTTTCAAACAACCATTTTTCTGGTGAAGTTGGGGACCTTCACAACTTGAAAAATCTTCAACTTATTGATTTATCAGACAATCATTTTGGCCCTCATTTTCCTAGATTGGGAACAAAATTGGTCACAATTTTGCTTAGAAATAATAGGTTTCAATATGGTATTCCTTCTGAATTAGCATTCTTTTATGAGCTTGAAAAGCTAGACATTTCCATTAATGGTTTTGTTGGACCCTTTTTACCATCATTATTCTCCCTTCCATCCATAACTTTCATAAATATTTCACACAACAAATTCACAGGAATGCTATTTGAGAACATGTCATGTAATACCAATATTGACCATGTTGATTTTTCGTCAAATCTTTTGAGTGGAGAATTGCCTAGTTGCTTCAGGAAgactaagaagaagaagagggttgTGTTGTATGGTGAGAATTGTTTGTCAAACCATGAACAAAAGCAGCATCCTTCCAACTTCTGCACTAACCAAGCACTAGCAGTGAAGCCTCAACATCACAACCACaagtacaacaacaacaacacaaGTCACGGTAAAGCAGCTGTTGCAGGGACGATTGGAGCCTTGGCAATTTTGGGTCTGGTTTTCTTTGTTACGAAGAGATTGTATACTAAACTTACTGTTAAAAAACCTCAAGCAAGGTTCATTCTGGAGAAGGTGTCATCTGTTAACGCAGTAAAGCTTCTTTCAGATGCAAGTAAGGTTTTCaagtttttatcttttttctgGAGATAAGGGGTCAGTTCGTCCCAAAATGAACCCTTTATCCGATTTTGTTGATTGGTGGTGTGGTCTCTTCAGGGCACATATCACAAACAATGAAGCTTGGAGCTACTCTGCCTGCTTATCGTACCTTTGCTATGGAGGAGCTTCAAGAGGCTACTAATAACTTTGATCCCTCTAATATGCTGGGACTGGGTGATTCTTCTAGCAGTGAGGTACATATCCACGTTGTGTTTATGGAATTGGTTTGAATTTGCAGATTTGTCCTGTGCAAACAAATTAATGGACCATTTCTGGTTGCTTGTATTGATTATGATGTCAGATTTACAAGGGAAAGCTTGGTGATGGAAGTGTTGCTGGTATTAGGAGATTGACAGTGAAGAAAAAGCAATGCCAGCAGATGATGGAGTTAATTTCCAAGCTCAGGCATAGCCATTTAGTGAGTAGTCTTGGACACTGCTTCGATTGCTGCCCGGAGGATTCAACCCTCTCCACAATATTTCTTGTTCTTGAGTTTGTTCCTAATGGGACACTAAGAGACTATACTTgtggtaattaattaattcatgCACAATTCAAGTAAAAATGTTATAAGCGCAAGTTAAGTGAGAAATTGTTCCTAAATTGCAGGATTTGCAGGGAAAAGGATGAACTGGAAACAAAGGATAGGAGCTGGCATTGGAGTTGCAAAGGGAATCCAGTTTCTCCAGAATTTCCCTGCTTTATATTCTTCTAACACACTGAAAATAACAGATGTTGTAGTGAATCATGATCTTCATGTCAAAGTCAGTACCTATAAACACCTGCTCTTGTTTGCTGAGACTGAGATTAGAGGAACAACGGTATGGTATGACATGGGCAGAAGATACAATATGAAATTTCTTTCCATTTTTTTATAGTATGGTAACTTGCTAAAAGCTTTTCCAGGGGGGTGCTTCGGTTTCTTCTCTCGCCCCGAAACAAACCATAAgcaaagaaaaggaagatgtGTATGAGCTTGGAGTAATCTTGGTTGAAATCATCGTTGGAAGACCAGTTATGTCCGACGATGAAGTGGCTCTTTTGAAAGATTTGGTAACAGCAAGCAAAACCCACATACATGTTCGAGTTGAGTTTTATAATTGTATTCCAGTTGAATGTAAGGAATAATTGTTGGTGTCCTCTATTGCAGTTACAAGTAAGCACAAGGATGGATGATGCAGAAGCTCGGCGGAGTATTGTGGATCCGATGGTTAGCAGAGAAAGTGGAGATAAATCATTGAAGACAGTGATGGAAATATGTGTTAGATGTTTATCAGATGATAGGCCATCAATTGATGATATCATCTGGAATCTCCATTTTGCTACCCAACTGCAGGATCAGGAATCACACAACAACAATCAACATTCATTTGTCTCCTGTGCTCAAGTTTAACATCCTTTTTTTCTTGTGTAACCTGAATTATATGTCTGCTAATCTCTTATACTTTTACCAGCTTCCCATATTAGTTTTAATATAAATTCCTTTCTACATTTCCTTCAGAGACTTTTATAACATACacttcaatttcaggcaaaaagaCACTACTAGAACATGTAAATAACAAGTCAATACTGATACAAAAAATTCTATTCATGGTAAGATTCGTGTAGTGTAACAATAGAAAAAGTATATCCTGTATTTCTATCCGTCTAACCACTAATGTACACTCAACAATATTATAAGATGACAACAAGCCATGTAAGGCTAAATTTTACAACAACCATCCTTAGGACAGCTAGCTAACCAAACAACAAATCGAACCCGGCAAACCAGAATACACTATCTGAGAAAGCCTAAAGAATACTATTCTTTTTtacaaatgaaaacaaaaaatgGCATGTCACCTCCTTGAAGGTTCCAAGATAGGGTTCATTTCTACTTCTACAGATCCCAACTCCCTTCTATTCCCCAACAAATCTGCTTCTCTTGCAGTCTGGATATCAGAAGGAGTGAAGTATTGATACACTACTTTCACAACAAATCGCGGGAGGAGTGCTCCCACTACTATACCTATCAAACACAACCAGAACAATCTTGTTCTTGCTATATGGAAGATCGCCCTGTCAATGGATTCAAGCATGAACATCAATCAGTATGGATCAATAATAAACAAGACATTGCAACTCATAGGTAACAAAAGACCATAAGGAAATATTCAGTTCTGAAAACATGTTCTAGAAAATAATTAGAATAGCAGTACATAGGAGAGAAGAGGGTCCTGAAAATGCTTTATGATTCTATCACAGCTCACCATCATACCATCTTCATTTTTCTTTACCTGAAAATCTAGCCATGTCTATTCCTGATACCCCTGTTAATCTCAAACTCAGCCTAGTGTATATGCATTTCTAACACTATCAACATGATGTTCTTTCAAAAGTATATCTACTTTTTTGATGTACTAGGACTAGTAGATACATTAATTTGTGTGCGAGGATAAGCAGAGTTACTTGTGTTTATCAGCATTCAGTGTGAATCAATTGTCCCAGACACTAAAAAGGAATCATGCATGATGAAACTCGGCAAAAGGACAGTATGCCTGATCTTGCTGAGATATTACCAATATTCTCAGATACTCCCCCGCCCAAGTTCCATAATAATTGTCTTTTTAGAGGaggaaaaaaaaagttcatTTCCAAATTATTTGACATCACAAGAAAAAAAGGTATTTAATAAATTTTCCAAGATTGTCCTTGTATTTAATATTGACTATAATAAAATTAAGAGTGTGTTTCGTATTCAAAGAGTATTTATTCATAGGgatattttagaaataacacTATAATTAAGACATTTTAATTGCTTTCTTTATCTATATGCAAAAACCATAAAGGACACTACTGTGAAACGGAGGTAGTAACTCGTCTACGAAAAGACAATAATAGTTGAACTTTTGACATTGATGCTGTCTATTGGTAGACAATCCAGTCTCAGACAAGTCTTTTTCTTTCCACTTGTTTGACTCAACAAGAAAGTGAGAAACCCTAGCAtgctaagttttttttttaaagatcaTTCTTTTGCTGGTGGCTTGCCTTGAACTTACTATAGCTTTAAATTTTCCAGCTCAAAATATCCAATAAATTGAAAATGCAAGAAATCTATCACAAGTAATTAttgaaacaagaaaaagattTTAATGTTCAAAAGAAGCATACAAAAACGTCCCAAAGGAGACTAGTTCTTCCATGCTTCTCACAAAAGTGTGCAAAAATAGAACATTACATACAAAGTACTGCAAAAGCTAAAATTTAGCCCTTACACTTGGCACAtgtactttaattttggcacATTTTACCCCTCAGTTTATTTTTTCGTAAAATCTGAACCATGACAGAAAACTTAGCCATTGACAAACAGTTCTATTGGCAGTGCAATACACACATTGACACATATCAGCGCATGTAATTGTCAAGGATCAAATTTTCAGTCAATAACCAAATTTTGATCATAATTAAAGTACAATGGCCAAATCTGCAAAAACTTGATTTACAAGGGGCCAAAATGACAGATTGAGTCATTTACAGAA includes:
- the LOC136226129 gene encoding probable inactive leucine-rich repeat receptor-like protein kinase At3g03770 is translated as MANPLHLLLLFLLFHLSNQLQPSQYDSLLQILQLLNLPFPPSTTDFCNFQQPSPSLTLLCYEDNITQLHIIGTNVSYSLPPNFTSHSFFSTLSTLSSLKVLSLVSLGFFGPLPPTLSYLSSLEFLNITSNHFTGSIPDNISSLSNLQTLILDNNNFSGTLPHSLTSLPLLSFLSLNNNSFSGSLPKSFNSMQNLRVFSLSNNHFSGEVGDLHNLKNLQLIDLSDNHFGPHFPRLGTKLVTILLRNNRFQYGIPSELAFFYELEKLDISINGFVGPFLPSLFSLPSITFINISHNKFTGMLFENMSCNTNIDHVDFSSNLLSGELPSCFRKTKKKKRVVLYGENCLSNHEQKQHPSNFCTNQALAVKPQHHNHKYNNNNTSHGKAAVAGTIGALAILGLVFFVTKRLYTKLTVKKPQARFILEKVSSVNAVKLLSDARHISQTMKLGATLPAYRTFAMEELQEATNNFDPSNMLGLGDSSSSEIYKGKLGDGSVAGIRRLTVKKKQCQQMMELISKLRHSHLVSSLGHCFDCCPEDSTLSTIFLVLEFVPNGTLRDYTCGFAGKRMNWKQRIGAGIGVAKGIQFLQNFPALYSSNTLKITDVVVNHDLHVKVSTYKHLLLFAETEIRGTTGGASVSSLAPKQTISKEKEDVYELGVILVEIIVGRPVMSDDEVALLKDLLQVSTRMDDAEARRSIVDPMVSRESGDKSLKTVMEICVRCLSDDRPSIDDIIWNLHFATQLQDQESHNNNQHSFVSCAQV